A window from Chrysemys picta bellii isolate R12L10 chromosome 2, ASM1138683v2, whole genome shotgun sequence encodes these proteins:
- the LOC135981341 gene encoding uncharacterized protein LOC135981341, whose protein sequence is MQSSSAQVTVMESQDRKRAPAWTEREVRDLLAIWGDESVLAELRSSKRNGKVLEKVSKAMKDRGHNRDTQQCRVKIKELRQAYHKAREANGRSGAEPQTCRFYAELHAILGGAATTTPTVCFDSINGETHRDDGSGNEEDEDGGTVGSSQQQESGETGFPNSQDMFVTLDLEPVTPELTQDPQGTQETSAANVSPSQRLVNIRKRKRRTRDDMFTELQMSSHADRAQQNAWRQSMSDMRKAQYEREERWRAEWRDEKSKWRAEDDRWRQLADRRQESMLRLLEHQTDMLERMVELQERQQEQRPPLQPLFNQQPSSPSSIASSPRRPRTRWGGLRPPSHSTPDDRPSIRRLAFNKS, encoded by the exons atgcagagctcatcagcacaggtaaccgtgatggagtcccaggatcgcaaaagagctccagcatggaccgaacgggaggtacgggatctgctcgccatatggggagatgaatcagtgctagctgaactccgtagcagtaaaagaaatggcaaagtattagaaaaggtctccaaggccatgaaggaccggggccataacagggacacacagcagtgccgcgtgaaaattaaggagctacggcaagcctaccacaaagccagagaagcaaacggaaggtccggggcagagccgcaaacttgccgcttctacgcggagctgcatgccattctagggggtgcagccaccactaccccaaccgtgtgctttgactccatcaatggagaaacacacagggatgatggttcggggaacgaggaagatgaggatggaggtactgtaggtagctcacagcagcaagaaagcggagaaaccggtttccccaacagccaggatatgtttgtgaccctggacctggaaccagtaacccccgaactcacccaagaccctcagggcacacaggagacctctg ctgcaaatgtttctccttcgcagaggctagtgaacattagaaagagaaaacgtaggacgcgggacgatatgttcacggagctgcagatgtcctcccacgctgatagagcacagcagaatgcgtggaggcagtcaatgtcggacatgagaaaagcacaatatgaacgagaggagaggtggcgggctgaatggcgggatgaaaagagcaagtggcgggctgaagacgataggtggcgtcagcttgcagacagacggcaagagtcaatgctccgtctgctggagcatcaaactgatatgctcgagcgtatggttgagctgcaggaaaggcagcaggagcagagaccgccgctacagcccctgtttaaccaacagccctcctccccaagttccatagcctcctcacccagacgcccaagaacacggtgggggggcctccgtccacccagtcactccaccccagatgatcgcccaagcatcagaaggctggccttcaataagagttaa